In one Solidesulfovibrio fructosivorans JJ] genomic region, the following are encoded:
- a CDS encoding M48 family metallopeptidase, with protein sequence MDAAETARLLAARLPETVPVSVRVSARARGIVLRMLPGKGLEVVAPAGVGAGLLLQAVEARRDWIDRISRKMAAEGGLPGQGPVVPRPSMLVLTAFSRQWKLSYLAREMAGCLVSNWRPTELMVSGAVSDPAAVSEALTAFSRRRAGELLRRELARVSEEIGLGYSAVSIRAQRTRWGSCTAKGRISLNYTIAFLPPELCRLVLIHELCHTVELNHSARFWDLVEKFVPGCRAMDARLNSARHYLPLWLP encoded by the coding sequence ATGGACGCGGCCGAAACCGCGCGTCTGCTCGCCGCCCGGCTGCCGGAAACGGTGCCCGTTTCGGTGCGGGTAAGCGCCCGGGCCAGGGGCATCGTTTTGCGCATGCTGCCGGGCAAGGGGCTCGAGGTGGTGGCTCCGGCCGGGGTCGGGGCGGGGCTGTTGCTCCAGGCGGTGGAGGCCAGGCGCGACTGGATCGACCGGATTTCGCGCAAGATGGCGGCCGAGGGCGGGCTTCCGGGCCAGGGGCCGGTCGTGCCGCGCCCGTCCATGCTCGTGCTGACGGCCTTTTCGCGGCAGTGGAAGCTTTCGTATCTGGCCCGGGAGATGGCAGGCTGCCTGGTTTCGAACTGGCGTCCGACCGAACTCATGGTGTCCGGGGCGGTTTCAGACCCGGCGGCGGTGTCCGAGGCGCTGACGGCGTTTAGCCGTCGCCGGGCCGGCGAGCTGTTGCGGCGGGAGCTGGCCCGCGTATCCGAGGAGATCGGGCTCGGCTACAGCGCCGTGAGCATCCGGGCCCAGCGCACCCGATGGGGGAGCTGCACGGCCAAAGGGCGCATCAGCCTCAACTACACCATCGCCTTTTTGCCGCCGGAGCTGTGCCGGCTGGTGCTGATCCACGAGCTGTGCCACACCGTCGAGCTCAACCATTCGGCGCGGTTCTGGGATCTCGTGGAGAAATTCGTTCCGGGCTGCCGGGCCATGGACGCGCGGCTCAACAGCGCCCGCCACTATCTGCCGCTGTGGCTGCCGTAA